CCATACAGAGATAACTATCAAACTTCCCAAAGACCTGATACCAGCATATATAGAGATTTTTCTCTGTGTCATACAATATAGATGTATAAAAAGGTGCACGGACAAAGGCAAAATCAACATCAGAAAGATAACTCTCCCATCTACGGTCTGTCTCAATCACCGGATTTTTCTCATATTTCTCAAGAGGATAAAAAACCTTTTTTACTCCCTCTTTTTTCTCTACCAGTTTCTCATCTACAAATACAAAATGGTTCCCGTCTGCAAACTGTTCCTGCATAAATCTGCTTACCATTTTTTTATCCCCTGCTTATACTATATACTCCGGAAATTCCTTTTTCCACTCTTTATAGAATGATTTTTCTTCTACATCATTCAATCTCTCCTTAAACGGACCCCTCGCATAACCGGCATCTATACCACGGAATTTCAAAACCGACTTCCAGTATGCAATGTTCCCATATCTATTCTTCAAAAATACTGCAACCACAACCTTCCTCTGTAGCTCCATCGCCCTCTTTATATCTCCTGCCTTAAAACTCTTATATATCTCAACAAATAGTTCAGGCAACAGGTTCTGCGTTGAACCTATACATCCCACAAAACCCATCGTAAGTGCAGGAAGAAAAACCCCGTCATGTCCTGCAAATGCAATCCATCTTTTAGCCTCTGTTAAAATCTTCTGTAATGTATAAAGGTCAAATCCAGTATATTTTAAACCTATAATATTTTTTATATCAGCCAACTTTAAAAACTCTTCAATAGAAATATTCATCCCTGTGTTTTCAGGAATGTAATAGATAAAAAATGGTAATGAGGTGCTTTCTGCTATCTCCCTGTAATACTCATACATCTCACTGAAACTGAACTTATAATATATAGGTGGGATAGAACTCACTCCATCTGCTCTTATCATCTCTGCATGTTTTGCAAGTTCAACTGCATTTTTTGTATTTAGAGCACCTCCTACATGGACAATAACCCTCACCCTATCCCCTGTCTCTTCCTTTACTATCTCTGATACTTTTTTTCTCTCCTCAACATCCATCAATAACCCTTCACCTGAACTACCACATACATATAACCCATCTATCCCTTTTGATATAAGAAATCTTACAAGCCCTTTCAACCGTTTTTTACAGACATCCCCTTTCTCATTAAAAGGAGTTAAAAGTGCTGCATAGATACCGTAAAAATTACTATCCATTATCCTTTCTCCTTTCTTACCGATTGACTTTATTTCTAATAAGACATCTCTATCTTTATACTAGCTGGTTTTACAGAAAGGCACCAGGGTTGAATACTGTCTGTAATAGTTGCCAGAATTTTATTTCTGTCTACCCCTTTCTGGATTATCTGGATACCTCTGCCAGCATTAATAAAACCTATCTTTACTTTACCTCCCATAATATCTTCTGGTATAAGTGGAAGTGTTATCTCTTTATCTTCACTATTTTTTGTAATGTATATAAAAGATAGTTTCCCGGATGTGTTTTCTCCCACCTCTACCTCAAAAAACATGGCAGGGATAAACAGTACATAGTCCAGATAGAAATCCTTGCCATAGTTGTCCAGTAATCGCTCACCATTTACCCAGTCATAAGGTCTTTGTCCATTCCATATTCCATCTCTGTCTGTATCAAATACAGCAGAAGATATAATTTCACTTATAACACTCCATCTATTATCCTGCCCAATCCATCGCTCTTTATACTCACCTGTATCCGCCAAAAATAATCTGCAATACTTCCCGTATATCCTCTGTATCACCCATACATCTTCTTCTCCAAAAGATGGAATCTCTATACCAAATGTTTTCCCCAGTTTTGTAACCATCAATTTTTTATAATCCTCTTCAACAAGAGCGCTATCTATTCCTTCTTTAAACATATTGTTAAATTCCTGTACCTTACCATCCACTACCTTCTCCTCAAAAATATCAGAGAAGAAACCATTCGCTCCAAACTTCCTGTAGTACACCCCCAGTAGTGGATACTTATCTTTCACCGGATAAAGATCTAAAAATGATTTATAGATATAAAAGGTTATGTTATCTAAAGAACTATCCCCTGAAAAGAAAAGTTTCATCTTTATATCTTGAGTAGGACTTTCTATAATCAGTGGAGCATTATATACACCTTTACCCTTTACCATCACTGCGCTTTCTGCTACCACATTACCCTTACCATCCACTATCTCTAACTTGTATATCCCTTTCACACTGGACCGCACATCTACAGCAAGTGTATAGGTATCCTTCTCAGGAAAGTATAAATAAAGTTCTCCTATCTCCTGTCTCTCACCTGCATTTATATAGTTAAATGGACCTATCCCTACTACCTCCTCCCCTGTATTGCCTACCTCACTTGACTTCCTGCCCCAGCCAATCTCCCAGTACCCTGCCCCTCTGTTATCTCTCTTGGCTCCTTTAAGATTAACAAAATCAATAATTATATCAGAAGAAAAAAGACAGGAGGAAAGTATTAAAAGAAAATTTAAAACCACCATCCTATTTTTTACTGCCATAATATATCCTTACTTACATCTATATTTTTCCGCTATTTCTTCCAGTACTTTCTTTACATATTTCAGATTTTCTATATCTTTTGTTGTCTCCTTCTGGTTCTCTATTGCCTCATTTATCTGAACCTCTATCTGTCGCAGTTTCTTTTCCATCTCTCTGTATCTATTATAAAGTTTATATGGGTCATCTCCATTGGCATAACTTAATGTGAAGAATAAAAGAAAAAATAATAAGATATACCTCATTCCTTTACCTCCCACCTTATCCAGTTAAAACCTTTATAGCCAGGGATATTATCATTGGCTATCCGCTTTAACTCTACATCTTTCTTTATAACCTTACCATCTTCATATATAAATAACTCATACTTTCCTTCTTCAGGAACAATAAACCACGACCTGCCTTCTTCATCTGAAAGAATACCTTCTATATACCAGGGAATATCTGATGATGGCTTGAGGTAGATATATTTGTTCCTGTAAGGTGCTCCATTAACTATAACCTCTGCAATCACCTCAGGTGGAAATGTAGAGGGCGCTGGTGGACCCTGTCTTAATACTTCTTTAAATACATTATCAATGGTATTATCTACATATTCAGGTCTACTTTCATCAAACCAGTTTATACGATATTGATGCCTGAATGATATTCTTGTAACCCGTGCACCTTTCCCAGACAAAGAAGGCCATTTCACATCAATGTATGGTATATTATCCCATGGACCTCTCTTGCCCGGTATTTCTTCATAGCCAGCACCATTATGCCACCAGCCAATGAAACCTGGAACTTCAAGTTCTATCCATCTTTTAAATACCTGCTTTGTCATGTTTGCTTCTTTTCTTACTATCTCTGGCCAATATCCGAGCCATCTCGGATAACCTATTACCCAGTAGTATGCTGTCTCTCCGAGTATCAGTGGTTTCTTAAAGAATGTCTGCCACTGTTCCATATTAAACCCGAACTTCCTCGTCTCTCCATGCTCAGGATAATGGAAGTCAGCAACCGGTTCTTCAGGGTCTGTCCAGGCAAATACATCTCCATTGTATTCATATATCTGATTGCCAGGCCATAAACTCTTGAAGTATTTACCGAACTCTTTCACCTTTGCCATCCTGCTTTTACCTGTATCTTTATCATAGTCAAATGACTGTGTGCATACCTCATTATCAAGTGACCATACAACTACAGAAGGATGGCTGATAAGTTCATATAACCATCTATTATAGTGCTTCTTTACATTCTCTTCCCAGGCAGGCGGATAATTTTTCCAGTAATCTTGGTCATAGTAATTATTCAAAGGGGTCTCCACTACTAAAAGCATACCCATCTCGTCTGCTATCTCATAAAAAAGTGAAGGATAGATATGGACGTGTAATCTATAAATATTCATATTTCTTTCTTTTAATATCCTGTAAAGTCGCCTAAGCCACTCAGGATTATTAGTTACACTGCAATAGATATCTCCTTCACACAACGCATTAGTCCCTTGCAAGAATATCTTTTTCCCATTGAGGTAAAAGTTAAATCCTTCTATCCAGAACTCCCTGAACCCGAATCTGTCAGTCCTCTCATCAAGAACTTTTTTCCCTTCCATTATCTTTGTTGATAGTGTATACAGTTCAGGGTTCCCATACTCTCCTCCTATACCCCACAACACAGGATTGTGCCAGTAACCAGACATATCTATGTATCTCTCTTCACCTGGTCCTATATCTACTGAGGATGCCATCTCAAACTCTATCCTTCCTTTTCTTATTGCCTGCTGGACTATTCTTATCTCTTTCGGAGAGTTGGTTGTATTCTTTATAAATGTCCGTGTCGTTAACTTCCACTCCCTTACTGAAGGTACTATCATCACATTCTTGGTGTATACATCACCTCTGGCTTCAAGATAAACATCATCCCATATACCTATACAGTATAAAAACCTGTTCCCTATTAAAAAGTCCTTATGGTTGTCTGTTGCTGCTGGGCTCTGTACATATACAAGCAATTCATTCTTCTCACCATACCTTACCACATCTGTAATATCTATCTCCCAGGGGAAATACGGACCATAATACTCTCCCATATTCCTTCCATTTACATAACAGACAGCATAAAAATTTATTGCCCCAAATTTAATAAATAATCTTTTACCTTTTAGATTTTCTGGAAGATTAAAATATAATCTATACCATCTCCTGTTACAT
This genomic interval from bacterium contains the following:
- a CDS encoding dihydrodipicolinate synthase family protein; this translates as MDSNFYGIYAALLTPFNEKGDVCKKRLKGLVRFLISKGIDGLYVCGSSGEGLLMDVEERKKVSEIVKEETGDRVRVIVHVGGALNTKNAVELAKHAEMIRADGVSSIPPIYYKFSFSEMYEYYREIAESTSLPFFIYYIPENTGMNISIEEFLKLADIKNIIGLKYTGFDLYTLQKILTEAKRWIAFAGHDGVFLPALTMGFVGCIGSTQNLLPELFVEIYKSFKAGDIKRAMELQRKVVVAVFLKNRYGNIAYWKSVLKFRGIDAGYARGPFKERLNDVEEKSFYKEWKKEFPEYIV